From Salipiger profundus, a single genomic window includes:
- a CDS encoding C40 family peptidase, which produces MSWSNAYIGLPHVAFGRERDGCDCWGLVRLVYRERLGIDLPAYAPARACALEEAEIEALIGSAVTGGDWVQVARPEAFDVLVFRRGGYRSHIGLVVDARFMLHSPETGSALADITAPRWRSRFEGAWRFRGRA; this is translated from the coding sequence ATGAGCTGGTCGAACGCCTACATCGGCCTGCCGCATGTCGCCTTCGGGCGGGAGCGCGACGGCTGCGATTGCTGGGGGCTGGTGCGCCTGGTCTACCGCGAGCGGCTCGGGATCGACCTCCCGGCCTACGCGCCCGCGCGCGCCTGCGCACTGGAAGAAGCGGAGATCGAGGCGCTGATCGGCTCGGCCGTGACCGGCGGGGATTGGGTGCAGGTGGCGCGGCCCGAGGCCTTCGACGTGCTGGTCTTCCGCCGGGGCGGCTACCGCAGCCACATCGGTCTCGTCGTGGATGCCCGCTTCATGCTGCACAGCCCCGAGACCGGCTCGGCGCTCGCCGACATCACCGCGCCGCGCTGGCGGTCCCGCTTCGAGGGCGCCTGGCGCTTCCGGGGGCGCGCATGA